One window from the genome of Deinococcus sp. NW-56 encodes:
- a CDS encoding aspartate-semialdehyde dehydrogenase → MRVAIVGATGAVGHELLRVLEKSTLNLGDLQLYASPRSAGSTLTFAGRDLTVQATPEGAIDADVILASAGGSISKALAPAWVAGGAVVIDNSSAFRYDPEVPLVVPEVNGEAALRHQGIIANPNCTTAIAAVAVAPLHRAFGVRRMIVSTYQATSGAGQKGMEELLTQTHMVLHGKEAGAEVFAHPIPFNVIPQIDSFEDNGYTREEMKVVWETRKIIGDESLQISCTAVRIPTLRTHAEAITLELERPATPEQAREILRAAAGVEVRDDPAGKLYPMPLTATGKYDVEVGRIRSSLVFDGGLDLFVAGDQLLKGAALNAVQIAEYLQAQGALRGRVTG, encoded by the coding sequence ATGCGCGTCGCCATTGTGGGAGCCACCGGAGCGGTCGGCCACGAACTTCTGCGGGTGCTGGAGAAAAGCACGCTGAACTTGGGCGACCTTCAACTCTACGCCAGCCCCCGCTCGGCGGGCAGCACCCTCACCTTCGCGGGGCGGGACCTCACCGTGCAGGCGACCCCGGAGGGAGCCATTGACGCCGACGTGATCCTGGCCTCGGCGGGCGGGTCTATCAGCAAGGCCCTCGCCCCGGCGTGGGTGGCGGGCGGGGCGGTCGTGATCGACAACTCCAGCGCCTTCCGCTATGACCCAGAGGTGCCGCTGGTAGTGCCCGAGGTCAACGGGGAGGCGGCCCTGCGGCACCAGGGCATCATCGCCAACCCCAACTGCACCACGGCCATCGCGGCCGTCGCGGTCGCGCCGCTGCACCGGGCCTTCGGGGTGCGCCGGATGATCGTCTCGACCTATCAGGCGACGAGTGGGGCCGGGCAAAAGGGCATGGAAGAGCTGCTGACCCAGACCCACATGGTCCTGCACGGCAAGGAGGCCGGGGCCGAGGTCTTCGCGCACCCCATCCCTTTCAACGTCATTCCGCAGATCGACAGCTTCGAGGACAACGGCTACACCCGCGAGGAGATGAAGGTGGTCTGGGAAACGCGCAAGATCATCGGGGACGAGTCCCTCCAGATCAGTTGCACCGCCGTCCGCATCCCCACCCTGCGCACCCACGCCGAGGCCATCACGCTGGAGCTGGAGCGCCCCGCGACCCCCGAGCAGGCCCGCGAGATTCTGCGGGCGGCGGCAGGCGTGGAGGTCCGCGACGACCCGGCGGGCAAGCTCTACCCCATGCCCCTGACCGCGACCGGCAAGTACGACGTGGAGGTGGGCCGCATCCGCTCCTCGCTGGTGTTCGACGGCGGGCTGGACCTGTTCGTGGCGGGAGACCAACTGCTCAAGGGCGCGGCGCTGAACGCCGTGCAGATCGCGGAATACCTGCAAGCGCAGGGAGCGCTGCGGGGTCGGGTCACGGGTTAG